The Phaseolus vulgaris cultivar G19833 chromosome 5, P. vulgaris v2.0, whole genome shotgun sequence genomic interval CTTCATCATTAAGATTTCAAATTTACCTATATTTTGTGGTTTCTTTTGTATCTTGTGCTATATTTGAACGTAAGTTGACTTACTTGTCTGATTGACTCCTTTTTTAACTGAAAACCCTGAGTAAGATGATATGATACCACTGTAACCAACCCTAGGAGTTACAAGTTCTCTTTCTCTGATGTCTCTTTTCGCATTGTTAAGTTAAACTATATAATATTCAGGACCTGTTTGATTATGACATACTACCACTTCTCTTTCCAGTTTCTCCAACAGATTTACATCTTGAGTATATAGCAAGTCTAGTCTAACCAGTGGAAAATGTAAATTGCAGGAAACATTGTGTACAAAGTTATAACGTATTTGACTTTCTGAGAGACATTGTCAGCAGGGTTCCTGACTATGGGCATGGACATGGCCATTTTGAGGGTGGAGCCGATGATCGTGCCCTTTCAAAGAGAAGGTTTGAAGTTCAATAGCCGTTATTTTTTTCCTTGTGGTGCATCCATATAAGCAATTGATACATTTAAGAATGCCACATCTAGCAGGAAAGCTGCTGGTGTTGAGGGCAATGAAAGTGATGAAGAGTCCAAGAGGAGTAAGATGGTAATTGCATTTCCATGAAAATCCGTGATAATACataattatatttcttaaatAAGGGTAAAGTGACACACACACTGACAATGGTGCAAAACTCGTTACATTTACACTGTCTCATGACTCTTTGCCGGAAATGACTCTTGTTAATTCTACCATGGAATTGTATCTAGTTATCATGTGAAAGTTCCACTTCattctaaattttttgaatgattaaattaaaagtagTGTTATTAAGTggatatttttgtttttcttttgtttttagaGTAATATCATTTATTAGAAGTTATTCTTGTTAGGAAAGGAAGTTGTCTTGTGTGCAAGACGGCCTAATCTTGGACTTCTATTGTTTTGGTCAATAAccttttttgttttcttgcagCGTGAGTTGGGCCACACCGGCACTCCCGGTAGGGGAAGAGGCCGAGGTAGAGGAAGAGGCCGTGGTCGAGGGATTCGACCTGTTGAAACAGACATCGGTCATCAGCAGGTTGAGTCTGAGCCTTGCTCCTCTATTCAACAAATTAGCAATGATATTCCTAACACAAGTCTGCCAATAGATAATGGTGTGCAATCCAAGGAGTGTTCAAAGGAGAACTTTGCAGCTCATGAGGAAAGTACTCAATCTTTCCGTAACATCGATCTGAATGCTAACTTAAACGAAAATGAAGACAAAAATGCTAGTGCAGCTGTTCAGGCTTCAGTGCCTGAGCCTGCTGACATGGACATTAAACATGAAGAAATTCCAGGCTGGTCCCTATCTGAAGTCGACAAGATGGCCATTGACACTATGCAACTTGCAACCCTTGGTAGTAGACTAGAAGAGGATGATGAAGATTATGATGAGGAAGGGTAAATAACATGCACCTTGGGGGATTAGCTTTGTAGGAAGAAGCTCTTGGTAACTGAAGAACAACTACTTACTAAGTTACTACTGCTACTATGATCACTATCCTCTAGTAATCACTGTATGTGTCCCATGCTAATCTGATGACCCTTCTCTCTAAACTGATATGTATCTGTTCTCCTGTAGCAGATgtagatttattttttcttccctAATTGTAATGCTAGCATCATACACTTTTAGGATTTAAATGGATGTTGTTAGTTGACAACCACCTTACTAGTTCAGGATCAAACTCTTGGTGTATCTGGTTTACTAGTTGATTTCTTTATGTTAGATTACTCAAGATACTTGTTAACTGATAGAATAGTTTTTTAGTTATATGTTCCACAATTTGAGAGTAAATGCATATCAATGCATGTCAACTACatcaaaaaaaatgaaagaaacatAATTATCTCATTGCTGGAGAATATTTTACTTTGAATATGTTTGTAACTGAAGTTTTGGAAGAGAATGAAGGTAAAGTTTTGATTTCTTAGATATACTCGAATTTGGTAATTTTTGAAAGAACTATAGTGATAAATTAGCATGAACTTAATATTATAATCTCTTGTTTTTCTATGAACATCATAACTCTtagctaaaaaaaaaaaaagttatcttcCTATCCTTTTTTGCCTTCAAAACACAATTCCCAAACATATCAGAGAccgtttcttcctgcacctccatcacGTCTTCAGTCACatccataaattttaaaattcccaAAATTACACTTcagtaaaaagataaaaattgaaataatgttTCATACTAAGCCAAAATTACCCttcaataaaaagaaaaaaattgaaataatgttTCATGCTAAGGattacttatttttaaatttccaaaattacttttcagtaaaaagataaaaattaaaataatgttttacaCTACAGATTACTTAAtccaaaagtaaaaaattaccaagcaaaacatttcaaattgtaaatttttctttgggaatttaaagactaaaaaatttgttagtatctaaattaatttctaattgataaatgatttttaaattagtatataattagataccaaaattttaaataccaactaaataattagtagataaaacttaggtaactaattagatatcaatttagaaactatttatcaataatataaactaatttaaataccaataacttttttagtttctaaaataatatataatttagttaatataaaaactaataattttttttatcaataaaactagtttttaattaatgatttttcaGTAATGAAAGTtagtttgaaatatattttgaaaatttaacatGGTTccaaatttttaagaaaatgtgATTCCTTTCTAAATTGTCCATTTCTAAAAAATGtggtttcttttaaattgttctCACTAAAACGGATTTATCTCAGTTATAAATGTatgtgttttgattttttttttaataaatttagaccacattacaattttttttttaagtatccACAATCAAATTCAaccttttaaataaaattggaatCACATTAAACTTTATATGAAGAGAAAAGTTTTGTTAACATTATATTATAAACAGTAAATAACATACTTTGACCcagatgaataaaatatttatttattaaagtgtAAAGGGCAGGATGTTAATATATCAGCACTCTTATAAGAActggaaaatagaaattaatttttaatataagaaGTAAACGGGTACcttatataaacaaatataaacaaGGAATTCACCATTCTTTACACATGGTATATTACTGACCTACCTAACACTCATACACCTACTTTTTCTTCATGTATTAAAGCAAAGATTCCTCTAACAAGTTGAAGATAGCAGCATATAACTAAATCTACAAAATGAAAGGAGCTATGGTGGCCACAAATTCACCAAAACATCATACATGCTAGATTTTGAAGCTACATCACTGAGATGAAATGGCAGATAGTGCAGTATCCTTTGTTTTGGAACTGCTGTACCAACTTgtaagagaagaaggaagtttgtTGAAAGGCCTTGGAAATGATTTTTCAGACATCAAACAGGAGTTAGAGAGCATCAAAGCCTTCCTAAAGGATGCAGATAGAAGAGCTGGAGATCATGAAGGAGTAAAAACATGGGTGAAGCAGTTGAGAGAATTGTCTTTTTCCATAGAAGATGTCATTGATGAATACATAATGGATGTGGCACATAGAGTCTACCATCATCAACCATGCATAGCTTCACTCCAAAAGATTGCTCACCACATCAAAACCTTGAAGTCACGTCATCAGATTGCATCTGAGATTCAAGATATCAAGACAGAAGTTCAAGGAATCAAGGAAAGAAGTGCATGGTATGGTATAGTAAATAACAAGAATAATTTTTGGAAGTGATTGTTATTACTTGATATATCAACATAGCTGAGATATTGAGATGctaagttgcatagtgatgtcaaacaaaaaaaaagttttatataaaaagaataACAAGAATGGAGAAAAATATACTACTTTTAAAGACAAGACTAAATAGATATAATACTAATGATAAGTGTTCAATGACTATATAAGAATGAATAATAGCTTATAAGCAAGAACAATGCTTCTAAATGTATAGTAAGTAACTCAACCTTCATCTTTGTAACTTTCtgagattttattttctaattgcAAGTGTTATTT includes:
- the LOC137834700 gene encoding uncharacterized protein isoform X1, encoding MRKKLDTRFPAARIKKIMQADEDVGKIALAVPVLVSKALELFLQDLCDRTYEITLQRGAKTMNALHLKHCVQSYNVFDFLRDIVSRVPDYGHGHGHFEGGADDRALSKRSRKAAGVEGNESDEESKRSKMRELGHTGTPGRGRGRGRGRGRGRGIRPVETDIGHQQVESEPCSSIQQISNDIPNTSLPIDNGVQSKECSKENFAAHEESTQSFRNIDLNANLNENEDKNASAAVQASVPEPADMDIKHEEIPGWSLSEVDKMAIDTMQLATLGSRLEEDDEDYDEEG
- the LOC137834700 gene encoding uncharacterized protein isoform X2; amino-acid sequence: MRKKLDTRFPAARIKKIMQADEDVGKIALAVPVLVSKALELFLQDLCDRTYEITLQRGAKTMNALHLKHCVQSYNVFDFLRDIVSRVPDYGHGHGHFEGGADDRALSKRRKAAGVEGNESDEESKRSKMRELGHTGTPGRGRGRGRGRGRGRGIRPVETDIGHQQVESEPCSSIQQISNDIPNTSLPIDNGVQSKECSKENFAAHEESTQSFRNIDLNANLNENEDKNASAAVQASVPEPADMDIKHEEIPGWSLSEVDKMAIDTMQLATLGSRLEEDDEDYDEEG
- the LOC137834700 gene encoding uncharacterized protein isoform X4, giving the protein MRKKLDTRFPAARIKKIMQADEDVGKIALAVPVLVSKALELFLQDLCDRTYEITLQRGAKTMNALHLVPDYGHGHGHFEGGADDRALSKRRKAAGVEGNESDEESKRSKMRELGHTGTPGRGRGRGRGRGRGRGIRPVETDIGHQQVESEPCSSIQQISNDIPNTSLPIDNGVQSKECSKENFAAHEESTQSFRNIDLNANLNENEDKNASAAVQASVPEPADMDIKHEEIPGWSLSEVDKMAIDTMQLATLGSRLEEDDEDYDEEG
- the LOC137834700 gene encoding uncharacterized protein isoform X3 — protein: MRKKLDTRFPAARIKKIMQADEDVGKIALAVPVLVSKALELFLQDLCDRTYEITLQRGAKTMNALHLVPDYGHGHGHFEGGADDRALSKRSRKAAGVEGNESDEESKRSKMRELGHTGTPGRGRGRGRGRGRGRGIRPVETDIGHQQVESEPCSSIQQISNDIPNTSLPIDNGVQSKECSKENFAAHEESTQSFRNIDLNANLNENEDKNASAAVQASVPEPADMDIKHEEIPGWSLSEVDKMAIDTMQLATLGSRLEEDDEDYDEEG